From one Longimicrobium sp. genomic stretch:
- a CDS encoding ATP-binding protein, whose protein sequence is MSTTAVHVARIPALESLADAFCTVGEDWRVSYWNAAAERWFGAARETTLGAPLWDALPGAAEPSMRARLAAVLATGAPLRVAFAVPGDGSALTLDASPLDGGGLALHFRDATDHARVAERYSRLLASLRDGFLAVDAEWRVVYVNPAAEALLHVRLHKAVGARLLDHLPAEPRELGESLRATMEDGRPRRLVAVRPAAEWLRGRWFDLSVDPLVGGGISLLFQDVTERQQREAELARLAAEAEEASRAKSRFFAAVSHELRTPLHAIVGYTHLLSTDSYGDLPQQASRAAERASVCAEHLSRLIDDVLLLTTAEIDRLPTYPAALRLSQYLPEVLEPLRRQAEAKSLRFSLDVPAGLPVVHADPERLRQVLYALVANAIKFTARGDVRVSVRADGGEVVVRVEDSGPGIAAEDRSRVFEAFEQVCADDARTDSLHRGAGLGLTIARRLAERLGGSLALDDAVPEGAAFVLRVPVGTAPAS, encoded by the coding sequence GTGTCGACGACCGCCGTGCACGTGGCCAGAATTCCCGCCCTGGAGTCGCTCGCCGACGCGTTCTGCACCGTCGGCGAGGACTGGCGCGTGTCGTACTGGAACGCCGCCGCCGAGCGCTGGTTCGGCGCCGCGCGCGAGACCACGCTGGGCGCGCCGCTGTGGGACGCGCTCCCCGGAGCGGCCGAGCCGTCGATGCGCGCGCGCCTGGCTGCGGTGCTGGCCACCGGCGCGCCGCTGCGCGTCGCCTTCGCCGTGCCGGGCGACGGCTCGGCGCTGACGCTGGACGCGTCGCCGCTGGACGGGGGCGGGCTGGCGCTGCACTTCCGCGACGCCACCGACCACGCGCGGGTGGCGGAGCGCTACTCGCGGCTGCTGGCCAGCCTGCGCGACGGGTTCCTGGCGGTGGACGCGGAGTGGCGGGTGGTCTACGTGAACCCCGCGGCCGAGGCGCTGCTGCACGTGCGGCTGCACAAGGCGGTCGGCGCGCGGCTGCTGGACCATCTTCCCGCCGAGCCGCGGGAGCTGGGCGAGTCGCTGCGGGCCACGATGGAGGACGGCCGGCCGCGCCGCCTCGTGGCCGTGCGGCCGGCGGCGGAGTGGCTGCGCGGGCGCTGGTTCGACCTCTCGGTGGATCCGCTGGTCGGCGGCGGGATCTCGCTGCTCTTCCAGGACGTGACGGAGCGGCAGCAGCGCGAGGCGGAGCTGGCGCGGCTGGCGGCCGAGGCGGAGGAGGCCAGCCGCGCCAAGAGCCGCTTCTTCGCCGCCGTGAGCCACGAGCTGCGGACGCCGCTGCACGCCATCGTGGGGTACACGCACCTGCTGTCCACCGACTCGTACGGCGACCTGCCGCAGCAGGCGTCGCGCGCGGCGGAGCGGGCCAGCGTGTGCGCCGAGCACCTGTCGCGGCTGATCGACGACGTACTGCTGCTGACCACGGCGGAGATCGACCGGCTGCCCACCTATCCCGCCGCGCTGAGGCTGTCCCAATACCTCCCCGAGGTGCTGGAGCCGCTCCGCCGCCAGGCCGAGGCGAAGAGCCTGCGCTTCTCGCTCGACGTGCCGGCGGGGCTCCCGGTGGTCCACGCCGACCCCGAGCGGCTGCGGCAGGTGCTGTACGCGCTGGTGGCCAACGCGATCAAGTTCACCGCGCGCGGCGACGTGCGCGTCTCCGTCCGCGCGGACGGCGGCGAGGTGGTGGTGCGGGTCGAGGACTCGGGACCGGGGATCGCGGCGGAGGACCGGTCGCGCGTGTTCGAGGCGTTCGAGCAGGTGTGCGCCGACGACGCGCGCACCGACTCGCTCCACCGCGGTGCCGGGCTGGGGCTGACCATCGCGCGGCGGCTGGCGGAGCGGCTGGGTGGCTCGCTCGCGCTGGACGACGCCGTCCCTGAGGGTGCCGCGTTCGTCCTCCGCGTTCCGGTCGGCACGGCGCCGGCCTCATGA
- a CDS encoding carboxypeptidase regulatory-like domain-containing protein: MKSKWLTWALTLAALFTAGPLSAQIIGGRVMDRTSNEPIKDVIVEVLNADGRTLNRGRTDRDGFFVFELRSPGAYRIRTQRIGYRTNTSEPMDVQLRQTVQVEVKLSTGDVELEPIRVTAKSEPPHSRALEQEGFFDRERIGFGKFLTQYEIQQRAPLETSEVFRGVPGVGLVPAGGTHYNITITRGGDNCSPRIILDNMGVEQQDLDNLVKPGDIAGIEVYRGPSEIPGRWLGQRSTCGLIVIWTRRGDPAETAPRP, from the coding sequence ATGAAGTCGAAATGGCTCACATGGGCGCTGACGCTGGCCGCGCTCTTCACGGCCGGCCCGCTGTCGGCGCAGATCATCGGCGGCCGGGTGATGGACCGCACCAGCAACGAGCCGATCAAGGACGTGATCGTCGAGGTGCTGAACGCCGACGGGCGCACCCTGAACCGCGGCCGCACCGACCGCGACGGCTTCTTCGTGTTCGAGCTGCGCTCGCCGGGCGCGTACCGCATCCGCACGCAGCGCATCGGCTACCGCACCAACACCTCGGAGCCGATGGACGTTCAGCTGCGGCAGACGGTGCAGGTGGAGGTCAAGCTCAGCACCGGCGACGTGGAGCTGGAGCCGATACGGGTGACGGCCAAGAGCGAGCCGCCGCACAGCCGCGCGCTGGAGCAGGAGGGGTTCTTCGACCGCGAGCGGATCGGCTTCGGCAAGTTCCTGACGCAGTACGAGATCCAGCAGCGGGCGCCGCTGGAGACGAGCGAGGTGTTCCGCGGGGTGCCGGGGGTGGGGCTGGTGCCGGCGGGGGGGACGCACTACAACATCACCATCACCCGCGGCGGCGACAACTGCAGCCCGCGCATCATCCTGGACAACATGGGCGTGGAGCAGCAGGACCTGGACAACCTGGTGAAGCCGGGCGACATCGCGGGGATCGAGGTGTACCGCGGGCCGAGCGAGATTCCCGGACGGTGGCTGGGCCAGCGCTCCACCTGCGGCCTGATCGTGATCTGGACCCGCCGCGGCGACCCCGCCGAGACCGCGCCGCGCCCGTAG
- a CDS encoding NifU family protein, whose amino-acid sequence MIELTDTARAKIQSLVDAELVRDPALRIALAAEEDAPRSPWDREYAISLVEREDKQKTEIAINLDGIRVLLNLDTSNLLSGATIDWSDDAGGFSVDTPRPKRPPSPAYSSNPGVNGPLADRVQMVLDTLVNPRIAMHGGAVELVDASDDTIWVRMSGGCQGCSASAQTLRLGVERMVKEEVPEIREVIDVTEHEAGLNPYY is encoded by the coding sequence ATGATCGAGCTCACCGACACCGCGCGCGCCAAGATCCAGTCTCTGGTGGACGCGGAGCTGGTGCGCGACCCCGCGCTCCGCATCGCGCTGGCGGCCGAGGAGGACGCGCCGCGCAGCCCGTGGGACCGCGAGTACGCGATCTCGCTGGTGGAGCGCGAGGACAAGCAGAAGACGGAGATCGCCATCAACCTCGACGGCATCCGCGTGCTGCTGAACCTGGACACCAGCAACCTGCTGAGCGGCGCCACCATCGACTGGAGCGACGACGCGGGCGGCTTCAGCGTGGACACGCCGCGTCCCAAGCGCCCCCCCTCCCCCGCGTACTCGAGCAACCCCGGCGTGAACGGCCCGCTCGCCGACCGCGTGCAGATGGTGCTGGACACGCTGGTGAACCCGCGCATCGCGATGCACGGTGGCGCGGTGGAGCTGGTGGACGCCAGCGACGACACCATCTGGGTGCGGATGAGCGGCGGCTGCCAGGGATGCAGCGCCAGCGCGCAGACGCTGCGCCTGGGGGTCGAGCGGATGGTGAAGGAGGAGGTGCCGGAGATCCGCGAGGTGATCGACGTCACCGAGCACGAGGCGGGCCTCAACCCGTACTACTGA
- the pckA gene encoding phosphoenolpyruvate carboxykinase (ATP), whose amino-acid sequence MATTLNPDQAAAPAFGRESRFGLDRHGIRNPGTVFWNLNPVELVEHAIRRGEGILVDGGPFNAVTSPHTGRSPNDRFVVREPGSEAHVDWGKVNVPFEPDNYDRLREDVMEHLEGQDLYVRDMWAGADPQYRLGVRVVTPNAWHNLFAYNMFRRPADEELTEFQPGFTILHAPEYQADPERHGTRTSTFILIHFGRREVLIGGTRYAGEIKKSVFGLLNYLLPHEHGVLSMHCSANVGPQGDTALFFGLSGTGKTTLSADPERALIGDDEHGWSGEGIFNFEGGCYAKAIKLSKEGEPEIYATTRMFGTVLENCVVDDERRVDFDDQSITENTRVSYPLHYIANHVAAARGGHPRNVVFLTADAYGVLPPISSLTPEQAMYYFLSGYTAKVAGTERGVKEPQPTFSACFGAVFLPLHPGVYAEMLGKKLQEHGARVWLVNTGWTGGPYGVGHRMNLGHTRAMVRAALAGRLDGVETTTVPFFNLRVPTQVPGVPSELLVPRNTWPDPAQYDEQARKLAAAFAENFKRFADRVSDAVKAAGPSAD is encoded by the coding sequence ATGGCTACCACGTTGAACCCCGACCAGGCCGCCGCTCCCGCGTTCGGGCGCGAAAGCCGGTTCGGTCTGGACCGCCACGGCATCCGCAACCCCGGCACCGTGTTCTGGAACCTGAACCCGGTGGAGCTGGTGGAGCACGCCATCCGCCGCGGCGAGGGGATCCTGGTCGACGGGGGCCCGTTCAACGCCGTCACCAGCCCGCACACGGGGCGCTCGCCCAACGACCGCTTCGTCGTCCGCGAGCCCGGCTCCGAGGCGCACGTGGACTGGGGGAAGGTGAACGTCCCCTTCGAGCCGGACAACTACGACCGGCTGCGCGAGGACGTGATGGAGCACCTGGAGGGGCAGGACCTGTACGTGCGCGACATGTGGGCCGGCGCCGACCCGCAGTACCGCCTGGGAGTGCGCGTCGTCACCCCCAACGCGTGGCACAACCTGTTCGCCTACAACATGTTCCGCCGCCCGGCCGATGAGGAGCTCACCGAGTTCCAGCCGGGCTTCACCATCCTGCACGCCCCCGAGTACCAGGCCGATCCGGAGCGCCACGGCACCCGGACCAGCACGTTCATCCTCATCCACTTCGGCCGCCGCGAGGTGCTCATCGGCGGCACCCGCTACGCGGGCGAGATCAAGAAGAGCGTGTTCGGGCTGCTGAACTACCTTCTCCCGCACGAGCACGGCGTGCTGAGCATGCACTGCTCGGCCAACGTGGGCCCGCAGGGCGACACCGCGCTCTTCTTCGGCCTCTCGGGGACGGGGAAGACCACGCTCTCCGCCGACCCCGAGCGCGCGCTGATCGGCGACGACGAGCACGGCTGGAGCGGCGAGGGGATCTTCAACTTCGAGGGCGGCTGCTACGCCAAGGCCATCAAGCTCTCGAAGGAGGGCGAGCCGGAGATCTACGCCACCACGCGGATGTTCGGCACCGTGCTGGAGAACTGCGTGGTCGACGACGAGCGCCGCGTGGACTTCGACGACCAGTCGATCACCGAGAACACGCGGGTCAGCTATCCCCTGCACTACATCGCGAACCACGTCGCCGCCGCGCGCGGCGGGCACCCCAGGAACGTGGTGTTCCTCACCGCCGACGCGTACGGGGTGCTGCCGCCCATCAGCAGCCTGACCCCCGAGCAGGCGATGTACTACTTCCTCTCGGGATACACGGCCAAGGTCGCCGGCACCGAGCGCGGGGTGAAGGAGCCGCAGCCGACCTTCTCGGCCTGCTTCGGCGCGGTCTTCCTCCCGCTGCACCCCGGCGTCTACGCCGAGATGCTGGGGAAGAAGCTGCAGGAGCACGGCGCGCGCGTGTGGCTGGTGAACACCGGGTGGACCGGTGGCCCGTACGGAGTGGGGCACCGCATGAACCTGGGCCACACCCGCGCGATGGTGCGCGCCGCGCTGGCCGGCCGGCTCGACGGGGTGGAGACCACCACGGTGCCGTTCTTCAACCTGCGCGTTCCCACGCAGGTGCCCGGCGTGCCGTCGGAACTGCTGGTGCCGCGCAACACCTGGCCCGACCCGGCGCAGTACGACGAGCAGGCCCGCAAGCTCGCCGCCGCCTTCGCCGAGAACTTCAAGCGCTTCGCCGACCGCGTCTCCGACGCCGTGAAGGCCGCGGGACCGAGCGCGGACTGA
- a CDS encoding HAD family acid phosphatase: MPKHLPKAVIWDLDGTLSDDRARAHFVEVEKGRKRDWKSYFDAIGEDPPIAASMEVLRAMHAAGCRIVFLTGRPEHTRRTTERWLKANGLTEYDRLVMRPPRDFRTSGAFKVDEIARLRRQFELVCAFEDRIDVADALRNAGVPVFLYGAGAEAAAEALEVLDADQESLVERKQEKEERRPAASRPRTTPKASAQAARARRTGTKGRPSTASRKPSPPRSGKQKVSRRVSRVSS, encoded by the coding sequence ATGCCGAAGCACCTGCCGAAAGCCGTGATCTGGGACCTGGACGGCACGCTCAGCGACGACCGGGCGCGCGCCCACTTCGTGGAGGTGGAGAAGGGGAGGAAGCGCGACTGGAAGTCGTACTTCGACGCCATCGGCGAGGACCCGCCCATCGCCGCGTCGATGGAGGTGCTGCGCGCGATGCACGCCGCGGGATGCCGCATCGTCTTCCTCACTGGCCGCCCGGAGCACACCCGCCGCACCACCGAGCGCTGGCTCAAGGCCAACGGCCTCACCGAGTACGACCGGCTGGTGATGCGCCCGCCGCGCGACTTCCGCACCTCCGGCGCGTTCAAGGTGGACGAGATCGCCCGGCTGCGGCGGCAGTTCGAGCTGGTCTGCGCCTTCGAGGACCGCATCGACGTCGCCGACGCGCTGCGCAACGCGGGCGTCCCCGTGTTCCTCTACGGCGCCGGCGCCGAGGCCGCCGCGGAGGCGCTGGAGGTGCTCGACGCCGACCAGGAGTCGCTCGTCGAGCGCAAGCAGGAGAAGGAGGAGCGCCGTCCAGCCGCGTCCCGCCCGCGCACCACCCCCAAGGCCAGCGCCCAGGCCGCCCGCGCCCGCCGCACGGGGACGAAGGGCCGCCCCTCCACCGCATCGCGCAAGCCGTCCCCGCCGCGATCCGGAAAACAGAAGGTCTCACGCAGAGTTAGCAGGGTCAGCAGTTGA
- a CDS encoding serine hydrolase: MIRAILSAVMAILIAACTPPPAAGPAPRLASLEAEVRAIIRRHAGDTAEVSVAFRDLATGDSLLVDAHRSLHAASTMKVPVMLELFRRADAGEISLGDSVTVRNEFRSIADGSTYALDRADDSDSSLYARVGQRVAIRELVGLMIARSSNLATNVLIDLADPRRIARTMEGIGAGEMHVLRGVEDGPAFRAGMNNTTSAYALMRVMEAVAGGRAASPSASREMVEILGRQEFTDMIPAGLPPGTRTANKTGWITGIAHDAAIVFPSNRPPYVLVVMTHGYRRTKDAAPVAREISAAVWRHVTGAR; encoded by the coding sequence ATGATCCGAGCCATCCTTTCCGCCGTGATGGCGATCCTGATCGCCGCGTGCACGCCGCCACCCGCCGCCGGGCCGGCGCCGCGGCTCGCCTCGCTGGAGGCGGAGGTGCGGGCGATCATCCGGCGGCACGCGGGCGACACGGCGGAGGTGTCGGTGGCCTTCCGCGACCTGGCGACGGGGGATTCGCTGCTGGTGGACGCACATCGTTCACTGCACGCCGCCAGCACGATGAAGGTGCCGGTGATGCTGGAGCTCTTCCGCCGCGCCGACGCCGGCGAGATCTCGCTGGGCGATTCAGTGACGGTGCGCAACGAGTTCCGCAGCATCGCTGACGGCAGCACGTACGCGCTGGACAGGGCGGACGACAGCGACAGCTCGCTTTACGCGCGCGTCGGCCAGCGCGTGGCGATCCGCGAGCTGGTGGGGCTGATGATCGCGCGCTCCAGCAACCTGGCCACCAACGTGCTGATCGACCTGGCCGACCCGCGGCGCATCGCGCGGACGATGGAGGGGATCGGGGCGGGGGAGATGCACGTGCTGCGCGGCGTGGAAGACGGCCCCGCCTTCCGCGCCGGGATGAACAACACGACGAGCGCCTACGCGCTGATGCGGGTGATGGAGGCCGTTGCCGGCGGCCGCGCGGCGTCTCCGTCCGCGAGCCGGGAGATGGTGGAGATCCTGGGGCGGCAGGAGTTCACCGACATGATCCCTGCCGGGCTGCCGCCGGGGACGCGCACCGCCAACAAGACGGGGTGGATCACCGGGATCGCGCACGACGCGGCCATCGTCTTCCCCTCAAACCGCCCGCCATATGTGCTGGTGGTGATGACACACGGCTACCGCAGGACGAAGGACGCCGCCCCCGTCGCGCGCGAGATCTCCGCCGCGGTGTGGCGCCACGTTACCGGCGCGCGGTGA
- a CDS encoding DUF2335 domain-containing protein, whose product MIGQTVAVEAYFAGPLPAPDVLLDYDHALEGTADRIIRMAEQEAEHRHLIERQLVGIQARNSLLGIASGLVLGLSGVLGGVYAVVHGADIAGAGVALTALAALVGVFITQRRTQSAQPAASPQA is encoded by the coding sequence GTGATCGGGCAGACGGTGGCGGTGGAGGCGTACTTCGCCGGGCCGCTCCCCGCGCCGGACGTGCTGCTGGACTACGATCACGCGCTCGAGGGCACCGCCGACCGCATCATCCGCATGGCCGAGCAGGAGGCCGAGCACCGCCACCTGATCGAGCGTCAGCTGGTCGGGATCCAGGCGCGGAACTCCCTGCTGGGGATCGCGTCGGGGCTGGTGCTGGGGTTGTCGGGGGTGCTGGGCGGCGTCTACGCGGTGGTGCACGGCGCTGACATCGCCGGGGCGGGCGTGGCACTCACCGCGCTGGCGGCGCTCGTGGGCGTCTTCATCACCCAGCGACGCACGCAGTCTGCCCAGCCTGCGGCGAGTCCGCAGGCGTGA
- a CDS encoding glycogen-binding domain-containing protein, with product MSVRSSISTTILIFLTLPCALAAQGWRVEAAAGRAVSDPVSARVSSSVGSLGVEYGDSATARWLYLQAGTALAGDGPAWGAGGAGTWLGVERGDFTLGASLGAHVYGYGATDSVSSGGGATLEGLPTATYTRGAWRGELGSGVVYSTDVAVDSGSGGRAVSESFARLITAAAPGVQLSAEGRFLHASDGDWPYVGAAVQVDRGRYGGWAYVGQWGGTDVPAPRLAFGVGASLRYRGAELEAGVRQEPMDPVYLSLPRRTWTVQLSRRIGRAPSPPAPPVPAFLPAVANGVAVFRLSREDYPRAPVLVGDFSGWRPVAMTADGDDWMASVRLGPGAHHYGFRTAEGTFVTPPGVPVVDDGFGGKNAVLVVP from the coding sequence GTGAGCGTCCGTTCTTCCATCTCCACTACAATCCTGATCTTCCTCACGCTTCCCTGCGCGCTGGCCGCGCAGGGATGGCGCGTGGAAGCCGCCGCCGGGCGTGCAGTGAGCGACCCGGTGTCCGCGCGCGTGTCCAGCAGCGTGGGCTCCCTCGGCGTGGAGTACGGCGACAGCGCCACCGCGCGCTGGCTGTACCTGCAGGCGGGGACGGCGCTTGCGGGCGACGGCCCCGCGTGGGGGGCCGGCGGCGCGGGCACCTGGCTGGGCGTGGAGCGGGGGGATTTCACCCTGGGCGCCTCGCTGGGCGCGCACGTCTACGGCTACGGGGCCACGGACAGCGTCTCGTCCGGCGGCGGCGCCACGCTCGAGGGTCTCCCCACCGCCACGTACACGCGCGGTGCGTGGCGCGGCGAGCTGGGGAGCGGCGTGGTCTACAGCACGGACGTGGCGGTGGACAGCGGATCGGGCGGGCGCGCCGTGAGCGAGTCGTTCGCCCGGCTGATCACCGCGGCGGCGCCGGGGGTGCAGCTCTCCGCCGAGGGACGGTTCCTGCATGCATCGGACGGCGACTGGCCGTACGTGGGCGCGGCGGTGCAGGTGGACCGCGGGCGCTACGGCGGTTGGGCCTACGTGGGACAGTGGGGCGGGACGGACGTTCCCGCGCCGCGGCTGGCCTTCGGCGTCGGCGCCAGCCTGCGCTACCGCGGGGCGGAGCTCGAGGCCGGGGTGCGCCAGGAGCCGATGGACCCGGTGTATCTCAGCCTCCCGCGGCGCACCTGGACGGTGCAGCTCAGCCGCCGGATCGGCCGCGCGCCGTCGCCCCCCGCGCCTCCCGTGCCGGCGTTCCTCCCGGCGGTGGCCAATGGCGTGGCCGTCTTCCGCCTGTCGCGGGAAGACTACCCCCGCGCGCCGGTGCTGGTGGGCGACTTCAGCGGCTGGCGCCCGGTGGCGATGACGGCGGACGGGGACGACTGGATGGCCAGCGTGCGTCTCGGCCCCGGCGCGCACCACTACGGGTTCAGGACCGCGGAGGGGACCTTCGTCACTCCACCGGGCGTACCGGTGGTGGACGATGGGTTCGGGGGGAAGAACGCGGTGCTGGTGGTGCCGTGA
- a CDS encoding SDR family oxidoreductase, with amino-acid sequence MAVDLQGRTAVVTGSSKGIGYSIAEALARANANVVVSARNGAEVTEAARRLEGAGSGKVLGIPCDVGKLEDVRRLIGETVERLGGLDILVNNAGFGAFAPVGELDPETWDRLIATNLSGVFYCCHEAIPHLRQSSDGWIINIASLAGKNPFPGGAAYNASKFGLVGFSEALMMDVRQHIRVSYIMPGSVDTYFNANEPGQEGAWKIQPEDIGQVVMDLLALPPNSLVSRVEMRPSRPPRR; translated from the coding sequence ATGGCGGTGGACCTGCAGGGGCGCACGGCGGTGGTCACGGGAAGCAGCAAGGGGATCGGCTACTCGATCGCCGAGGCGCTGGCGCGCGCGAACGCCAACGTGGTCGTCTCCGCGCGCAACGGCGCGGAGGTCACCGAAGCGGCGCGGCGGCTGGAGGGCGCGGGATCGGGAAAGGTGCTCGGCATCCCCTGCGACGTCGGCAAACTGGAAGACGTGCGGCGCCTGATCGGCGAAACGGTGGAGCGGCTGGGCGGGCTCGACATCCTGGTCAACAACGCCGGCTTCGGCGCCTTCGCGCCCGTCGGCGAGCTCGACCCGGAGACGTGGGACCGGCTGATCGCCACCAACCTGTCCGGCGTGTTCTACTGCTGCCACGAGGCCATCCCGCACCTCAGGCAGAGCAGCGACGGATGGATCATCAACATCGCGTCGCTGGCGGGGAAGAACCCGTTCCCCGGCGGCGCGGCCTACAACGCCAGCAAGTTCGGGCTGGTCGGCTTCAGCGAGGCGCTGATGATGGACGTGCGCCAGCACATCCGCGTCAGCTACATCATGCCCGGCAGCGTCGACACCTATTTCAACGCCAACGAGCCGGGCCAGGAAGGCGCCTGGAAGATCCAGCCCGAGGACATCGGGCAGGTGGTGATGGACCTCCTCGCGCTCCCGCCGAACTCGCTCGTTTCGCGCGTCGAGATGCGCCCCTCGCGCCCGCCCAGGCGGTGA
- a CDS encoding glycogen-binding domain-containing protein gives MNERIHACLDGDLPLEALTPDERAEAARLSSAMDAATQHLRAVSAPADLTARIMAAIPAAPPKPAAAEPRRARSPLSALLAWLWSPRPVRVTMRPAYGFAAAGVAMLALALNPPGRPPAAVVRTPLPAALAAAPKAGKVYVQFRIHVPDARSVAVAGTFTNWKPEVVLTETAPGEWSALVPLRPGVHDYAFVVDGQRWMPDPNAPQVDDSFGGTNSRISLPPLGAS, from the coding sequence ATGAACGAACGCATCCACGCCTGCCTGGACGGCGACCTGCCGCTGGAGGCGCTCACCCCCGATGAGCGCGCGGAAGCCGCGCGGCTGTCATCCGCCATGGACGCGGCCACGCAGCACCTGCGCGCCGTTTCCGCCCCGGCGGACCTGACGGCGCGGATCATGGCGGCCATCCCCGCGGCCCCGCCGAAGCCCGCGGCCGCCGAGCCTCGCCGCGCGCGGTCGCCGCTGTCCGCACTGCTCGCCTGGCTCTGGTCGCCGCGCCCGGTGCGGGTGACGATGCGGCCCGCGTACGGCTTCGCGGCCGCCGGGGTGGCGATGCTGGCGCTGGCGCTGAACCCGCCGGGCCGCCCGCCCGCCGCGGTGGTGCGGACGCCGCTGCCGGCCGCGCTCGCCGCCGCGCCGAAGGCTGGTAAGGTGTACGTGCAGTTCCGCATCCACGTCCCCGACGCGCGCTCGGTGGCCGTCGCCGGCACCTTCACCAACTGGAAGCCCGAGGTGGTGCTGACGGAGACCGCGCCGGGCGAATGGAGCGCGCTGGTGCCGCTGCGCCCCGGCGTGCACGACTACGCCTTCGTGGTCGACGGCCAGCGCTGGATGCCCGATCCCAACGCGCCGCAGGTGGACGACAGCTTCGGCGGAACCAACAGCCGCATCTCGCTCCCGCCGCTCGGAGCTTCGTGA
- a CDS encoding GNAT family N-acetyltransferase translates to MSEVRVRPATPDDAAEIAHVQVASWRSAYRGLIADATLDALDEGRRTDAWSEAMAQPYHVAVVAEVDGEVVGFADGGPNRAGEPPFGAFTGELNAIYLLPTHQRAGIGKRLVRAFVDALRAQGHASMIVWVLETNPARAFYEALGGRLVGAAEVVIGGERYPDVAYGWDDLDALARRLENPSTSG, encoded by the coding sequence GTGAGCGAGGTCCGCGTCCGCCCCGCCACGCCGGACGACGCCGCCGAGATCGCCCACGTGCAGGTGGCGAGCTGGCGATCGGCCTACCGCGGGCTGATCGCGGACGCCACGCTCGACGCGCTGGACGAGGGGCGGCGGACGGACGCGTGGAGCGAGGCCATGGCGCAGCCCTATCACGTCGCCGTCGTCGCGGAGGTGGACGGCGAGGTGGTCGGGTTCGCGGACGGCGGCCCCAACCGCGCCGGCGAGCCGCCGTTCGGCGCGTTCACCGGCGAGCTGAACGCCATCTACCTCCTCCCCACGCACCAGCGCGCGGGGATCGGCAAGCGCCTCGTCCGCGCGTTCGTCGACGCGCTGCGGGCGCAGGGGCACGCCTCGATGATCGTATGGGTGCTGGAGACGAACCCCGCGCGCGCGTTCTACGAGGCGCTCGGCGGCCGCCTGGTCGGCGCGGCGGAGGTCGTCATCGGCGGCGAGCGCTACCCCGACGTCGCCTACGGCTGGGACGATCTCGACGCGCTCGCCCGGCGCCTCGAGAACCCATCTACGAGCGGGTAG